The DNA window ATAGACATGCTGAAGTTATGATATGCCTTCCCCCTTCCTGGAAATTGTCAGATGAGGCTTTTAAGGATGAACGAAATTATTGGCCAATTCGGGCGCTAAAAGTAATAGCAAAGTTTCCACATGAGTATAATACTTGGCTCTATTTTTGGCATACAGTTGCGAATGGTAATCCAGCAAAAGCATACAGTGATGATGCATTATTTCAGGGTATGTTGCTCTTGCTTCCAGAGGTAGAAGATAAAGGAGGTTTCTTTAACTTAAATATTTCCGACGAAAAAGTGGTGCATTTCTATAATTTATTTCCACTATATGCTGAGGAAGTTGATTATAAGCTGAAGAATGGCGAGGAAGCCCTAATAAATAAATTATTTAAAGAGGGAGTTAGTGAATTTGTGGATATTTCCCGTAAGAATAGCTGTAAGAAAAAATGGGGGCTTTTCTAAACCTAATTGCTAGATTACTTTAAGGAGGGGCATTCCTATGTCAATTTACCCGCAAATAGAAGGAACAATTACGGAAATATTCTGTAACGAGCGGTCCATAACCCTCTACTTCCCTAAGGAATATCATGATCAATCGGATCGACTGTTTCCTATCCTCTTGGTACACGATGGTGCTGAATTATTTCAGGATGCTCTAATAGAAATCGAAGAGAATGTAAGCGAAGGAGTTGCAGCCCCAGTTGTCTTAGCAGGGGTATCCTCTACCGTGCGTAATGATGAATATACACCGTGGCCGCACCCGGCTCTAGCAGATCATTTTCCCGCTTTTGCTGGAGAAGGTGCATCGTACTTGGATGCCATAGAAAACGAAATTATTCCTTGTATTCAAAGTCTGTACCGAATATCGTTAGATCCTTGGGACCGAGCAATAGGAGGCGCTTCATTAGGGGGACTTATCTCGTTATATGCGATGTATAAGAAAAGCCACCTATTCAAAAAATATATGCTTTTATCTAGTTCACTTTGGTATGAAGGTTTTATAGAATTTATGTCGTCAGAGCCGTTAGATCCTGCTTTACAGGCTTATATGTACATCGGTGAAAAGGAAGGCATAACCAAACAAAATATACAAAGGAACATGGTGGCCAATAACAAATTAGGTTATCAGATTCTAAGTGATAAGCTTCATTCACTGTCCAAGCAACTCTGCTTCGAGACTGATCCTGAAGGTGTTCACGATGATCCTTATTTTATTAAGTATTTTATCCGTGGACTAGCTATTTTGTTTCCTGGTGCTAAGTAATAATATAAAGCCTTCCTTTAAAAAAAATAGTTGATAATGAGAATCATTATCGATATAATTATCAACATCAACTATTTTAGGGAGAGAGATTAGAATGAAAAGACTATTTATTGCAGGCACGACTGTATTACTAGCAATGAGCCTTGCAGCTTGTGGAAGTGATAACAAGAATGAAGCGAATGTTGCCCCGACTGAACCAGCAACAGTAGCTGTGGACACATCATCAACAGAAGCAACATCTTCTGAACAAACAATAACTTACCTGGGTAAAGACTATACTCTACCTGCACAAGTGAACAATATTGTTGCAGCAAGTCTGGAATCTATGGAAGATGCTGCGATTCTGGGAATTAAACCGGTTGGAGTATTGTCTATCGCTAATGCTATCCCTACATATCTTGAAAAAGAACTTGCCGGCGCTACTCTAATAGGTGATAAATTCGCACCTAATAATGAAGCTATTTTGGGATTAAATCCGGATGTTATATTGGGAAGTTCGAAATTTGGTGATGAGGTAGTAAGTGCTTTGAACAAAATACAAACCATGATTCCTTACTCTCATATTTCTACGAATTGGAAAGATAATCTTAACCTTCTTGCCCAATTAACCGGTAAAGAATCTCAAGCATCTACCATTATTGCCGATTACGATGCGAAAGCTGCTGAGGCAAAGCTTAAAATTAGCGAAACCTTAAAGGATAAGAAAATTATTGTGGTTCGTATTCGTGAGGGCTCCATGTGCGTGTATCCTGCAACCGTGTATTTGAACCCTATTCTTTATGACGATTTAGGCGTAACTATTCCAGATGTCATAGCAAAAACGGAAGCACAAGCCGAGCTTTCACTAGAAGGACTAGCCGAAGTAAATCCGGATTATATCTTCCTTCAGTTCGAAACGTCTGAGAATACGGATGCACCAAAGGCTCTTGAAAAGTTGCTAGATAATGCTATCTTCAAAAGTACGGAAGCAGCTAAAAATAATCATGTATTCGTAAACGCTATTGATCCACTTGCACAAGGTGGAACAGCTTGGTCTAAGGTTAAGTTCCTTGATGTAGCGATTGAAAACTTATTGAAATAAGGTGCGATATATGAGTACGAAGAAAACGAATTGGATACCAATTACGATGTTGGTTATCTCCCCATTCTTCATACTCCTCGCCATCGTAATATCAGTTCTATATGGGACAAAGGATATATCTGCACTCACTGCATGGCAAGCGATTACTGAGTTCGATCCCAATAATGTTGATCATAATATTATTGCAGGTTCTCGAATTCCTCGCGTAGTCGCTGCTCTACTGGTGGGTGCTTTTTTAGCGGTGGCAGGGGCGATCATGCAAGGGATTACAAGAAATTACTTAGCTTCTCCTTCCATTATGGGAGTAAATGACGGATCTGCGTTTGTCATTACATTGGCTATCGTCTTTTTTCCTGGCTTGTCTAACTACCAAATGATCATCTTATCTATGGTAGGTTCGGCTCTTGGAGCGGGCTTAGTATTTGGTTTCGGTTCGGTTATTAGAAATGGATTATCTCCAGTTAGGCTGGCGATTATCGGTACTGTTATTGGTACTTTCCTAAGCAGTATCGCTTCAGCAATTGCATTGTTTAATCAAGTTTCGCAAACGGTTAGCATTTGGTACAATGCCAAACTTCATGCTGTTGATGTTGATATGTTAAGGGTTGCAATTCCTTTTGGGATCATCGGATTATTACTGGCACTATTCACCTCCAAATCGGTAACCGTCGCTTCACTTGGAGAAGATATAGCGATTGGACTAGGACAAAGAACCAAATGGGTTAAGGCGCTAAGCATATTAGCAGTCGTATTCTTGACGGGCACATCGGTAGCTCTAGTGGGGAAAATCGCATTTGTTGGCCTTGTGATTCCGCATATTGTCAGATTTATAGTTGGAGTAGATTATCGTTATATTATTCCATGTTCAGCGGTAGTCGGATCTATATTTCTTGCCTTTTGTGATATTATTAGTCGCTTCATCAATTATCCGTTCGAAACGCCAATCGGAATTGTCACAGCAGTCATTGGTGTACCCTTCTTTCTCTATCTAATTCGTACTAAAGGAGGGGAGAAGAGTGCTTAGATCAAATCGTTTTGTGCTGACCTTATTCGTGATCTTTCTTCTAACATTTGGGGCATTTTATCTCCATATAACGAATGGTTCTTTTGATATGAGCGTATGGGATGTCATCAAAACCTTGTTACGCATCGACCCTAACCCTAAGCATGATCTCGTCATTTTTGATTTTAGACTTCCACGTATCGTTATTGCCATGCTTATAGGGATTGGGCTGGGCATTGCGGGGACCGTAATGCAGGGA is part of the Paenibacillus segetis genome and encodes:
- a CDS encoding suppressor of fused domain protein, with amino-acid sequence MDHSTGYSEQIYNHVEKHVGTINNVYKEIVPDHYTVDILVVNPTPKRNYYTLITSGMSALPMTVPEGAEEYRHAEVMICLPPSWKLSDEAFKDERNYWPIRALKVIAKFPHEYNTWLYFWHTVANGNPAKAYSDDALFQGMLLLLPEVEDKGGFFNLNISDEKVVHFYNLFPLYAEEVDYKLKNGEEALINKLFKEGVSEFVDISRKNSCKKKWGLF
- a CDS encoding alpha/beta hydrolase, which gives rise to MSIYPQIEGTITEIFCNERSITLYFPKEYHDQSDRLFPILLVHDGAELFQDALIEIEENVSEGVAAPVVLAGVSSTVRNDEYTPWPHPALADHFPAFAGEGASYLDAIENEIIPCIQSLYRISLDPWDRAIGGASLGGLISLYAMYKKSHLFKKYMLLSSSLWYEGFIEFMSSEPLDPALQAYMYIGEKEGITKQNIQRNMVANNKLGYQILSDKLHSLSKQLCFETDPEGVHDDPYFIKYFIRGLAILFPGAK
- a CDS encoding ABC transporter substrate-binding protein, which codes for MKRLFIAGTTVLLAMSLAACGSDNKNEANVAPTEPATVAVDTSSTEATSSEQTITYLGKDYTLPAQVNNIVAASLESMEDAAILGIKPVGVLSIANAIPTYLEKELAGATLIGDKFAPNNEAILGLNPDVILGSSKFGDEVVSALNKIQTMIPYSHISTNWKDNLNLLAQLTGKESQASTIIADYDAKAAEAKLKISETLKDKKIIVVRIREGSMCVYPATVYLNPILYDDLGVTIPDVIAKTEAQAELSLEGLAEVNPDYIFLQFETSENTDAPKALEKLLDNAIFKSTEAAKNNHVFVNAIDPLAQGGTAWSKVKFLDVAIENLLK
- a CDS encoding FecCD family ABC transporter permease; protein product: MSTKKTNWIPITMLVISPFFILLAIVISVLYGTKDISALTAWQAITEFDPNNVDHNIIAGSRIPRVVAALLVGAFLAVAGAIMQGITRNYLASPSIMGVNDGSAFVITLAIVFFPGLSNYQMIILSMVGSALGAGLVFGFGSVIRNGLSPVRLAIIGTVIGTFLSSIASAIALFNQVSQTVSIWYNAKLHAVDVDMLRVAIPFGIIGLLLALFTSKSVTVASLGEDIAIGLGQRTKWVKALSILAVVFLTGTSVALVGKIAFVGLVIPHIVRFIVGVDYRYIIPCSAVVGSIFLAFCDIISRFINYPFETPIGIVTAVIGVPFFLYLIRTKGGEKSA